The following are encoded together in the Desulfococcus multivorans genome:
- a CDS encoding MaoC/PaaZ C-terminal domain-containing protein, which produces MALDATAVGKPLGPYVKEYGWKDVVLYALGVGAGFSELEYCYEKNLKVIPTFAVAAVFDVFFDAAAASGANLAGILHGEQELVFHRPIPVSGTLTTEARITGYYDKGAETGALITAESRTRLSGAPLFTSVFTLFSRLDGGFGGPAAPKQHPVFPDRSPDGVIDDRPDPNQPLLYRLSGDLFALHADPEFARDSGFERPIMHGLCTLGYACRALLKHLTPGEPERVRRIACRFARPLYPGTPIRTLVWKTGPGTVLWETVPADGGEAVITSGIFEYAA; this is translated from the coding sequence ATGGCCCTCGATGCGACCGCCGTTGGAAAGCCGCTGGGACCGTATGTCAAGGAATACGGTTGGAAAGACGTCGTCCTGTATGCCCTGGGCGTCGGGGCGGGATTTTCCGAGTTGGAATACTGTTATGAAAAAAACCTGAAGGTGATCCCAACCTTCGCCGTCGCGGCCGTCTTTGATGTCTTCTTTGACGCCGCGGCGGCATCGGGGGCCAATCTGGCGGGGATTCTCCATGGGGAGCAGGAACTCGTTTTTCACCGCCCCATCCCCGTCTCAGGGACCCTGACCACCGAAGCCCGGATCACCGGGTACTACGACAAAGGTGCGGAAACGGGAGCGCTGATAACGGCTGAGAGTCGGACGCGCCTTTCAGGAGCGCCGCTCTTCACGAGCGTCTTCACGCTCTTCTCGCGCCTCGACGGCGGGTTCGGCGGACCGGCGGCCCCAAAGCAGCATCCCGTCTTTCCCGACAGGTCGCCGGATGGGGTGATCGACGATCGTCCCGATCCGAATCAACCCTTGTTATACCGGCTCTCGGGGGATCTCTTCGCACTCCACGCGGACCCTGAATTCGCCCGTGACTCGGGGTTTGAAAGACCGATCATGCACGGACTCTGCACCCTCGGATACGCCTGCCGGGCACTCCTGAAGCACCTCACGCCGGGCGAGCCCGAAAGGGTCCGCCGGATCGCCTGCCGCTTCGCCAGGCCCCTCTATCCCGGAACGCCTATCCGCACCCTGGTCTGGAAGACCGGTCCGGGCACGGTCCTATGGGAAACCGTTCCTGCCGACGGCGGCGAGGCGGTCATCACCAGCGGGATCTTCGAGTATGCCGCTTGA
- the gatA gene encoding Asp-tRNA(Asn)/Glu-tRNA(Gln) amidotransferase subunit GatA produces MKLYELTIHEAHDLLRRKEISAVELTGSVLDRIREIDPRVGAYITVAKETALSRAAAADRTVAEGRIGPLTGIPLAVKDLICTRGLRTTCASRILENFVPPYDAAVIEALNAENAVIIGKVNMDEFAMGSSTENSAMGITRNPWDLSRIPGGSSGGSAAAVAADMCLGALGSDTGGSIRQPASHCGVVGLKPTYGRVSRYGLVAFASSLDQIGPLTKDVTDCALVLSAIAGHDRRDSTSVPRPVPDYTAALRSDIAGIRIGLPREYHSAEGLSPEVSSAVRSAVEVLEGMGARCVEISLPHAEYAVAAYYLIAPSEASSNLARYDGVKYGFRDREPGDLLEMYRGTRSRGFGPEVQRRIILGTYALSAGYYDAYYGKASQVRTLIVTDFRKAFDVCDVILSPVAPTPAFPIGEKVDDPLTMYLSDIFTLSANLAGIPGMSVPCGFSAEGLPIGLQLMGNHFDEETLLKVGYAFEQATTVHLKKPVLP; encoded by the coding sequence ATGAAGCTGTATGAACTGACGATTCATGAAGCCCACGACCTTTTGCGGCGAAAGGAGATCTCCGCCGTCGAATTGACCGGCTCGGTTCTGGACCGCATCCGGGAGATCGATCCCCGGGTGGGGGCCTATATAACGGTGGCGAAGGAGACGGCCCTGTCCCGGGCCGCGGCGGCGGACCGCACTGTCGCCGAGGGCCGGATCGGGCCGCTCACCGGCATTCCCCTGGCCGTCAAGGACCTGATCTGCACCCGGGGGCTTCGAACGACCTGCGCCTCCAGAATTCTTGAAAATTTCGTTCCCCCCTATGATGCAGCCGTGATCGAGGCGCTGAACGCCGAAAACGCCGTCATCATCGGGAAGGTGAATATGGACGAGTTCGCCATGGGCTCCTCCACCGAAAACTCCGCCATGGGCATCACCCGAAATCCTTGGGATCTCTCGCGAATTCCCGGCGGCTCCAGCGGCGGCTCGGCGGCGGCGGTGGCTGCGGACATGTGCCTGGGGGCTTTGGGATCGGACACGGGGGGCTCGATCCGCCAGCCGGCGTCTCATTGCGGCGTGGTAGGGTTGAAACCGACTTACGGCCGGGTATCCCGTTACGGGCTGGTGGCCTTTGCCTCATCCCTCGACCAGATCGGCCCCCTGACGAAGGACGTGACCGACTGTGCGCTGGTCCTGTCGGCCATTGCGGGACACGACCGGCGGGATTCCACCTCGGTACCCCGGCCGGTGCCCGACTATACCGCGGCCCTTCGATCCGATATCGCGGGCATCAGGATCGGCCTGCCCAGGGAGTATCATTCCGCGGAGGGGCTGTCGCCCGAGGTCTCGTCGGCCGTCCGGAGCGCCGTCGAGGTTCTGGAGGGCATGGGGGCTCGATGCGTCGAGATCTCCCTGCCCCACGCCGAATATGCCGTGGCGGCCTACTATCTCATCGCGCCGTCCGAGGCATCTTCCAACCTGGCTCGATACGACGGGGTGAAATACGGTTTTCGGGACCGGGAGCCCGGGGATTTGCTGGAGATGTACCGGGGCACCCGATCCCGAGGGTTCGGGCCCGAGGTTCAACGGCGAATCATTCTGGGGACCTATGCGTTGTCGGCCGGATATTACGATGCATATTATGGAAAAGCATCCCAGGTGCGGACCCTGATCGTGACGGATTTCAGGAAGGCCTTCGATGTCTGCGACGTCATCCTTTCGCCGGTCGCCCCGACGCCGGCGTTTCCCATCGGGGAGAAGGTGGACGATCCGCTCACCATGTACCTTTCGGATATCTTCACCCTCTCGGCGAACCTGGCCGGCATTCCGGGGATGTCGGTTCCGTGCGGGTTTTCCGCCGAAGGGTTGCCCATCGGCCTGCAGCTCATGGGCAATCATTTCGACGAGGAGACCCTTCTCAAGGTCGGGTATGCCTTTGAGCAGGCAACGACGGTTCATCTCAAAAAACCGGTGTTGCCTTAA
- a CDS encoding amino acid ABC transporter permease: MWTFYFERLIVSLPSFLNGIWVTVQISGLSLIGGTLMGLVTGILRTRDVKVLRGLITIYVDVVRGTPYLIQIFIFFFILPEWGLPLEAFGAAVASLTLYAGAHICEIVAGGIESVPRGQWEAARASGFNWLQQMRLVILPQALGSILPPLVGQYVLLIKNSSIVSVIGLMDVTRVGWLTVQRVPEGLMVFGLVGILYFCVCYPLIQLSRWFERRLTIRDTTL; this comes from the coding sequence ATGTGGACCTTCTATTTCGAACGGCTCATCGTGAGCCTGCCGTCCTTTTTGAACGGGATCTGGGTTACTGTCCAAATCTCGGGATTGAGCCTGATCGGCGGAACCTTGATGGGGCTTGTGACGGGGATTCTCCGGACCCGGGACGTCAAGGTACTCAGAGGTCTCATTACAATCTATGTCGATGTGGTGCGTGGGACACCTTATCTGATTCAAATTTTTATCTTTTTTTTTATTTTACCCGAGTGGGGACTGCCGTTGGAGGCCTTCGGCGCCGCAGTGGCAAGCCTCACCCTTTATGCCGGTGCCCATATCTGTGAGATCGTTGCCGGCGGCATCGAATCCGTCCCCAGGGGCCAGTGGGAAGCCGCCAGGGCCTCGGGCTTCAACTGGCTTCAACAGATGCGGCTGGTTATCCTTCCCCAGGCCCTGGGAAGCATCCTCCCCCCTCTGGTCGGCCAATACGTCCTTCTCATCAAGAACTCCTCCATCGTCTCCGTCATCGGACTTATGGACGTTACCCGGGTAGGGTGGCTGACAGTGCAGCGGGTCCCCGAGGGGCTCATGGTTTTCGGACTTGTCGGCATCCTGTATTTCTGCGTCTGTTATCCCCTGATCCAACTGTCGCGATGGTTCGAACGGCGTCTCACCATCCGGGATACAACCCTGTAG
- the mutL gene encoding DNA mismatch repair endonuclease MutL — MTTIKVLPETLSNKIAAGEVVERPASVVKELMENALDAGGTRIVVSVEKGGRALIQVADNGTGMTPDDALLSIERYATSKIYDDGDLFAIGTLGFRGEALPSIASVSRLAMETRHRSRDTGVRIEMSGGTLGKVTEIGAPVGTLVAVRDLFFNTPARRKFLKTVATEMSHISEVVSNIAVGWPQVAVTLRHDGREVKSWPVAADSAERAADVIGRTIDGDLLRVDRSADEVSVTGWIASSGVTRSTSRGIYLYVNGRCIRDRVIQNALFSGYRGRIMKGRFPVAVLFVSVPPDRVDVNVHPAKSEVRFSDPQQIHRLVETAVSSALASAGRSGKMSSPEAAAPREAPPFFQTGGASGFGAPADVRAASLEMSGPPRTAEDVAGYPVSAASPDGGEKVEQPLRNISPPVQAPVWEKRFFADLAVIGQFRDTYIICETGSDLILIDQHAAHERIYYEQLTLRAADIRRISQRLLIPETVDLNYREADILRSLVPSFDAVGMEIEPFGGNTFAVKSLPPFLSGRPVTPMIVEILEKTAEVGVATGMDRIVEESLMVMACHGAIRANRKLSNPEIRHLLTQLDACENPSHCPHGRPTWIQWPARFLEKAFHRVV; from the coding sequence GTGACGACGATCAAGGTTCTTCCGGAGACCCTCTCCAACAAGATCGCCGCGGGTGAAGTGGTGGAGCGCCCGGCCTCCGTGGTCAAGGAACTCATGGAAAACGCTCTGGATGCCGGCGGCACCCGCATCGTCGTATCGGTGGAGAAGGGCGGCCGCGCGCTCATTCAGGTGGCGGACAACGGCACCGGTATGACCCCCGACGACGCGCTGCTTTCCATCGAGCGCTATGCGACCAGCAAAATATACGATGATGGGGACCTTTTCGCCATCGGCACCCTGGGCTTTCGGGGAGAGGCTCTGCCCAGCATCGCCTCCGTGTCCCGCCTCGCCATGGAAACCCGTCATCGGAGCCGGGACACCGGCGTGCGGATCGAGATGTCGGGTGGAACCCTTGGGAAGGTTACGGAGATCGGGGCTCCCGTCGGCACCCTCGTCGCCGTGCGGGATCTGTTTTTCAACACCCCCGCCCGGCGAAAGTTCCTGAAGACCGTGGCCACGGAAATGAGCCATATCAGCGAGGTGGTTTCCAACATAGCCGTGGGGTGGCCGCAGGTCGCCGTCACCCTCCGGCACGACGGGCGAGAGGTGAAATCCTGGCCGGTCGCCGCGGATTCCGCCGAGCGGGCGGCGGACGTTATCGGCCGCACCATCGACGGGGACCTTCTCCGTGTGGATCGTTCGGCGGACGAGGTCTCCGTGACCGGCTGGATCGCATCCTCCGGCGTCACCCGATCGACCTCCCGCGGCATCTATCTCTACGTCAACGGCCGCTGCATCCGGGACCGGGTGATCCAGAACGCCCTGTTTTCGGGATATCGCGGTCGGATCATGAAGGGACGATTTCCCGTGGCGGTCCTGTTCGTCTCCGTGCCGCCGGACCGGGTGGACGTCAACGTCCACCCCGCCAAAAGCGAGGTCCGCTTTTCGGATCCACAACAGATTCACCGCCTTGTCGAGACGGCCGTCTCCAGTGCCCTGGCATCGGCGGGGCGATCCGGGAAGATGTCTTCTCCCGAAGCCGCCGCGCCTCGTGAAGCCCCTCCGTTTTTTCAGACAGGGGGCGCATCCGGGTTTGGCGCTCCGGCGGATGTCCGAGCGGCGTCGCTTGAGATGTCCGGGCCGCCGCGAACGGCGGAAGATGTTGCCGGCTACCCCGTTTCAGCGGCCTCCCCGGACGGCGGCGAGAAGGTGGAACAACCCCTCCGGAACATCTCGCCGCCGGTGCAGGCGCCCGTGTGGGAGAAGCGTTTTTTCGCCGATCTCGCCGTCATCGGCCAGTTCAGGGATACCTATATCATCTGTGAGACGGGAAGCGACCTGATCCTCATCGATCAGCATGCCGCCCATGAGCGGATCTACTATGAACAGCTCACTCTGCGGGCGGCCGACATTCGCCGGATCTCCCAACGCCTGTTGATTCCCGAAACCGTCGACCTCAATTACCGGGAGGCCGATATCCTGCGAAGTCTGGTTCCGTCCTTCGATGCGGTGGGCATGGAGATCGAACCCTTCGGCGGAAACACCTTCGCCGTGAAATCCCTTCCGCCATTCCTGTCAGGGCGACCGGTCACGCCCATGATCGTCGAAATTCTGGAAAAGACGGCGGAGGTGGGCGTCGCGACCGGGATGGACCGGATTGTGGAGGAAAGCCTGATGGTGATGGCATGCCACGGCGCCATTCGGGCCAACCGCAAGCTCTCGAATCCCGAGATTCGGCATCTCCTCACCCAGCTGGATGCCTGCGAAAACCCCTCTCACTGCCCTCACGGCCGGCCTACCTGGATCCAGTGGCCGGCGCGGTTCCTGGAAAAAGCCTTCCATCGCGTTGTCTGA
- a CDS encoding OmpP1/FadL family transporter — MKKRLFAVILLSLFLEGTAFASAYRIPEQSADATAKAGAHTAAAVKADSTYYNPANMAWAADAWQGEIDLTYLHLTAIEYRDARSSRFDGDSDKENFLLPTLFIVSPDYNGFRFGFSITEPYGLAKCWEDPFPKTFAEEFELKVIEFNPTAAYRFNDYISIAGGVRFLYNDASVKSSGVVTPTGLTATRDLEGDTTEWGYNLALSVRPNSNSNIAVTYRSNVDLDFEGDAVLGTNLFQTTVKTDAEVTVPAPAVLTIAGAYTFDKLTVELQWDRTFWSEYETLDFNYDTPLMNPVLAAFDQPIPKDWDDTDAFRIGLTYQMTNVVALMAGFAYDENPAPDDTLGFELPDSDAWLYSLGARFTLNPNMEIGVGFLYDYKEGRTVTNEDIDGTFDDAAAFLLTTGFTYTF; from the coding sequence ATGAAGAAGAGACTATTCGCAGTCATTCTGTTGTCGCTGTTCCTTGAGGGCACCGCGTTTGCCTCGGCCTACCGCATACCCGAACAATCCGCCGATGCCACGGCCAAGGCGGGGGCCCATACGGCGGCCGCCGTCAAGGCCGACAGTACCTACTACAATCCGGCGAACATGGCCTGGGCCGCAGACGCCTGGCAGGGCGAAATCGACCTCACCTATCTCCACCTGACGGCCATCGAATATCGGGACGCACGATCGTCGCGTTTTGACGGCGACTCGGACAAGGAGAACTTTTTGCTCCCCACCCTGTTCATCGTGTCGCCGGACTACAACGGGTTCCGGTTCGGATTTTCCATCACGGAGCCTTACGGCCTCGCCAAATGCTGGGAAGACCCGTTTCCGAAAACCTTTGCCGAGGAATTCGAGTTGAAGGTCATCGAGTTCAACCCGACGGCGGCCTATCGGTTCAATGACTACATCTCCATCGCCGGCGGGGTCCGCTTCCTTTACAATGACGCATCGGTCAAGAGCAGCGGGGTCGTTACGCCCACGGGCCTCACGGCGACAAGAGACCTGGAGGGCGACACCACCGAATGGGGCTACAATCTGGCGCTCTCGGTGAGGCCGAATTCCAACTCCAACATAGCGGTGACCTACCGGTCCAACGTGGATCTGGACTTCGAGGGGGACGCCGTCCTCGGTACGAACCTGTTTCAGACGACCGTAAAAACGGACGCCGAGGTGACGGTGCCCGCTCCGGCTGTTTTGACCATCGCAGGCGCCTACACCTTTGATAAACTCACCGTCGAACTCCAGTGGGACCGGACCTTCTGGTCAGAGTACGAAACCCTGGACTTCAATTATGATACGCCGCTGATGAATCCGGTATTGGCCGCCTTCGATCAGCCCATCCCCAAGGACTGGGACGATACCGACGCCTTCAGGATCGGTCTGACCTACCAGATGACGAACGTCGTGGCCCTCATGGCCGGATTTGCCTATGACGAGAATCCGGCACCTGACGACACCCTGGGATTCGAGCTGCCGGATTCCGATGCGTGGCTCTATTCCCTGGGGGCACGGTTCACCCTCAACCCCAACATGGAGATCGGCGTCGGCTTTCTTTACGACTACAAGGAAGGGCGCACCGTCACGAACGAGGACATCGACGGCACCTTCGATGATGCCGCCGCGTTTCTCCTGACTACGGGATTCACCTACACCTTTTAG
- a CDS encoding amino acid ABC transporter permease translates to MLSTFNFRVITDYLPLFLQGLRATLWISAMAMSGAFMIGVPACICRLSRVRLLSAPAAAYIDVVRSTPLLVQLYFFYFGLPSLGLRLTEQHIGIMVLSLNSGAYIAEIIRAGILSVHPGQVDASIACGLNLFQRMRYIILPQAIGETIPPLLGQAVVLVKDSALLSLISVFELTRAGQIMASERFMPAEGFFTTAACYLLLYYILKSFSGWWRHRLAAQKAL, encoded by the coding sequence ATGCTATCGACCTTCAATTTTCGAGTCATCACCGACTATTTGCCCCTGTTTTTGCAGGGATTGCGGGCGACCCTGTGGATCTCGGCCATGGCCATGTCGGGGGCGTTCATGATAGGCGTTCCGGCCTGCATCTGCCGCCTCTCCAGGGTTCGGCTCCTGTCGGCGCCGGCCGCGGCCTATATTGATGTCGTCCGGTCGACCCCCCTTCTGGTCCAGCTCTATTTTTTCTATTTCGGGCTGCCCAGCCTGGGCCTCCGGCTCACCGAACAGCATATCGGTATCATGGTCCTCTCCCTCAACAGCGGAGCGTACATCGCGGAGATCATCCGGGCGGGCATTCTCTCCGTTCACCCGGGACAGGTGGATGCGAGCATCGCATGCGGTCTCAATTTATTTCAGCGAATGCGGTATATCATCCTGCCTCAGGCCATCGGAGAGACGATTCCCCCGCTTCTGGGTCAGGCCGTCGTTCTGGTCAAAGACAGTGCACTGCTGTCATTGATATCGGTATTCGAACTGACGCGGGCGGGGCAGATCATGGCCTCGGAGCGTTTCATGCCGGCGGAGGGATTTTTCACGACGGCGGCCTGCTACCTTCTGCTCTATTACATACTGAAATCTTTTTCGGGTTGGTGGCGGCATCGTCTGGCGGCCCAGAAAGCCCTGTAA
- a CDS encoding SPOR domain-containing protein, which yields MKKGLKSRPLTRKTAREYKPPKEKGLKGPVFRWGFMLFVAVWMFVLGIVVGRYATPVDFDPEQIEKELAELRAAEIQKEKERLKAEAKALYDMDLDFYEDLKNPSRAPAGTERPETSKDIAPAGPPMIKRPLSTKYRASARPESKVVSPAKAEPAGNPPPPKSSAPVSSMPQPEEGGRFAVQVASFVLASDADRTVAMLKKQGYAGVYRTAENIPGIGVRYRVRVGQFSNPVSARGVLTRLKNSDNFRDAFILKQ from the coding sequence ATGAAAAAAGGATTGAAATCCCGGCCCCTGACCCGGAAAACGGCCCGGGAGTATAAGCCGCCCAAGGAAAAGGGGCTCAAGGGCCCGGTGTTCCGATGGGGCTTCATGCTCTTTGTCGCCGTGTGGATGTTCGTTCTGGGGATCGTCGTGGGCCGCTACGCAACGCCGGTCGATTTCGATCCGGAACAGATTGAAAAGGAGCTGGCCGAGCTTCGCGCCGCCGAGATCCAGAAAGAGAAGGAGCGCCTGAAGGCCGAGGCCAAAGCCCTTTACGACATGGACCTCGACTTTTACGAGGATCTGAAAAATCCGTCCCGGGCACCGGCGGGGACCGAGCGGCCTGAGACGTCCAAGGATATCGCCCCGGCGGGTCCTCCGATGATCAAGCGTCCCCTGTCGACCAAGTACAGGGCTTCGGCCAGGCCCGAAAGCAAGGTGGTCTCACCGGCCAAAGCCGAACCCGCCGGAAATCCGCCGCCGCCCAAATCATCCGCTCCGGTTTCTTCCATGCCGCAGCCGGAGGAGGGCGGCCGCTTTGCCGTTCAAGTGGCCTCCTTCGTTCTGGCATCGGATGCGGATCGGACGGTGGCCATGCTCAAGAAACAGGGATATGCCGGCGTTTACCGCACTGCGGAAAACATTCCGGGAATCGGTGTGCGCTATCGGGTCAGGGTCGGGCAGTTCAGTAACCCCGTTTCGGCCCGGGGCGTCCTGACCCGACTCAAAAACTCGGACAATTTCCGGGACGCCTTTATCCTGAAACAATGA
- a CDS encoding TIGR00153 family protein, with protein MRIPFLSMFMTSPFDSLQEHAEKVKECAWVFQHAIECHMVHNCKSFDGLRDEVKRMEQEADAIKRRIRGHIPVGSLMAVPKFQLFRYLREQDSVLDALEDTLDWISYREEPGIPEQFQKEFFLLIDSVIDPVEELSRMVAEARKYFRGYSDKQRKVVKEIIRNIRKQEHEADRAEDIVKKKVFTAETDPVTVFHMIRLAETLGHIADHAENAGDMMRAMIAR; from the coding sequence ATGCGTATCCCATTCTTATCCATGTTCATGACTTCCCCCTTCGACAGCCTTCAGGAGCATGCCGAAAAGGTCAAGGAGTGCGCATGGGTGTTTCAGCACGCCATTGAATGCCATATGGTCCACAACTGCAAATCCTTTGACGGCCTCAGGGATGAAGTCAAGCGCATGGAGCAGGAGGCGGATGCCATAAAGCGGCGTATCCGGGGCCATATTCCCGTCGGCTCACTCATGGCCGTCCCCAAATTCCAGCTCTTCAGGTACCTGCGGGAGCAGGACAGCGTTCTCGACGCACTGGAAGACACCCTCGACTGGATATCCTACCGTGAAGAGCCGGGGATTCCCGAACAGTTCCAGAAGGAGTTCTTTCTCCTCATCGACTCGGTCATCGATCCGGTGGAGGAGTTGAGCCGAATGGTGGCCGAGGCCCGCAAGTACTTCAGGGGCTACTCGGACAAACAGCGGAAGGTGGTCAAGGAGATCATCCGGAACATCCGGAAGCAGGAGCACGAGGCCGACCGGGCCGAGGATATCGTCAAAAAAAAGGTCTTCACCGCCGAGACGGATCCGGTCACCGTTTTCCACATGATCCGACTGGCGGAAACCCTTGGGCACATCGCCGACCATGCGGAAAACGCCGGCGACATGATGCGGGCGATGATCGCCCGTTAA
- a CDS encoding P-II family nitrogen regulator encodes MKKIEAIIKPFKLDDVKEALNEIGIQGMTISEVKGYGRQKGHKEIYRGAEYVVDFIPKIKIEIVVESAWVDRVVEKIQEAAYTGKLGDGKIFVLSVEKAIRVRTGEKGNEAI; translated from the coding sequence ATGAAAAAGATCGAGGCGATCATCAAACCCTTTAAACTGGACGACGTCAAGGAGGCGCTGAACGAGATCGGCATTCAGGGGATGACGATCTCGGAAGTCAAGGGTTACGGCCGCCAGAAGGGGCACAAGGAGATCTACCGGGGAGCTGAATATGTGGTCGATTTTATACCGAAAATAAAGATCGAGATCGTTGTGGAATCCGCTTGGGTCGACAGGGTGGTGGAAAAGATTCAGGAAGCCGCCTACACCGGAAAACTTGGAGACGGAAAGATATTCGTATTGTCGGTTGAAAAGGCGATTCGGGTTCGCACCGGAGAAAAGGGCAACGAGGCCATCTGA
- the gatC gene encoding Asp-tRNA(Asn)/Glu-tRNA(Gln) amidotransferase subunit GatC → MKITKEEVLHVAKLARLDMDDDAVEKFSDQIGTILSYMDSLNGVDTEGVAPTSHAISLNNAFREDEETGSLDRDAALANAPEKEDGCFVVPRIVG, encoded by the coding sequence ATGAAAATCACCAAGGAAGAGGTCCTGCATGTGGCGAAGCTCGCCCGTCTCGACATGGACGACGATGCCGTGGAAAAATTCTCGGATCAGATCGGCACGATCCTGTCTTACATGGATTCCCTGAACGGGGTGGACACCGAAGGGGTCGCGCCCACGTCCCACGCCATCTCCCTGAACAACGCCTTTCGGGAAGACGAGGAGACGGGGAGTCTGGACCGTGACGCGGCCCTGGCCAATGCGCCGGAAAAAGAGGACGGCTGTTTTGTCGTCCCCAGGATTGTGGGATAG
- the argS gene encoding arginine--tRNA ligase, which translates to MKEKITGLILRSAAKAHEAGILPSAEFPPVEAESPKIPAHGDFSTNMAMVMAATQKMAPRKIAEAIVAHLSDPEGLLSGTEIAGPGFINFFVRPEAWHPVLDAVHAADGRYGAVDLGRGRKVQVEFVSANPTGPLHVGHGRGAAVGDSVANILSFCGYDVQREYYINDSGRQIQTLGRSVFLRYKALAGRTVDFPDEYYQGDYIVDLARQIHADKGESLLDGDETTAVDYCARFAADAILDGIRRDLETFGVRFDQWYSEQTLYDSGRVDRTIRDFRERGLIYEKEGALWFKTTDYGDEKDRVVVRANGLTTYFASDIAYHRDKYDRGMSRVIDVWGADHHGYIPRMTAAIEASGMRREQFDVILVQLVNLLRGGTPVAMSSRAGQFVTLKDVVDEVGADAARFIFLTRHYESKLDFDLELAKKKSNENPVYYVQYVHARISSILAKGAESGIEAISRDTGKAAVLTAPEEIGLIKLMDRYPEVIEAGCRLMEPHRITYFLMEFAAAFHAYYNRHRVLTDDPDVTCARLRLVMAVRKIIRNGLTLLGVSSPEKM; encoded by the coding sequence ATGAAAGAAAAAATAACCGGCCTGATCCTTCGGTCGGCGGCGAAGGCCCATGAAGCGGGGATCCTGCCGTCGGCCGAATTTCCGCCGGTCGAGGCCGAATCGCCCAAGATCCCGGCTCACGGGGATTTTTCCACCAACATGGCCATGGTGATGGCCGCAACCCAGAAAATGGCGCCCCGCAAGATTGCCGAAGCCATTGTCGCCCATCTTTCGGACCCCGAGGGTCTTCTTTCCGGGACCGAGATAGCAGGTCCGGGGTTCATCAATTTTTTTGTCCGACCGGAGGCCTGGCATCCGGTGTTGGATGCGGTCCACGCCGCTGACGGCCGTTATGGCGCCGTCGATCTCGGCCGTGGACGGAAGGTGCAGGTCGAATTCGTCAGTGCCAACCCGACGGGACCGCTTCATGTCGGCCACGGCCGTGGTGCCGCGGTGGGCGACAGCGTGGCCAACATTCTCTCCTTCTGCGGATACGATGTGCAGCGGGAATATTACATCAACGATTCGGGACGACAGATCCAGACCCTCGGACGCTCCGTATTCCTTCGCTACAAGGCGCTTGCCGGCCGAACCGTCGACTTTCCCGACGAGTACTACCAGGGAGATTACATTGTCGATCTGGCGCGGCAGATTCATGCGGACAAGGGCGAGAGCCTCCTGGACGGCGACGAGACGACCGCCGTCGACTATTGCGCCCGGTTTGCCGCCGATGCCATCCTGGACGGCATCCGTCGGGATCTGGAGACCTTCGGCGTCCGGTTCGATCAATGGTACAGCGAGCAGACCCTTTATGATTCGGGACGGGTCGACCGGACGATCCGGGACTTCCGGGAGCGGGGGCTCATTTATGAAAAGGAAGGGGCTCTCTGGTTCAAGACCACCGATTACGGCGATGAAAAGGATCGGGTCGTGGTCCGGGCCAACGGCCTGACCACCTATTTCGCCTCGGATATCGCCTACCACCGGGACAAGTACGACCGGGGAATGTCTCGGGTCATCGATGTGTGGGGGGCGGACCACCACGGCTACATCCCCAGAATGACGGCGGCCATCGAAGCATCGGGCATGCGCCGCGAGCAGTTTGACGTCATTCTCGTTCAACTCGTCAACCTGCTTCGGGGCGGAACACCCGTGGCCATGTCGAGTCGCGCGGGCCAATTCGTGACCCTGAAGGACGTTGTCGACGAGGTGGGAGCGGATGCCGCCCGATTCATCTTTCTGACCCGGCATTACGAGAGCAAACTTGATTTTGATCTGGAGTTGGCCAAAAAGAAAAGCAACGAAAACCCCGTTTATTACGTCCAGTACGTTCACGCCAGGATATCGAGCATTCTTGCCAAAGGGGCCGAATCGGGCATCGAAGCGATTTCCCGGGACACCGGAAAGGCCGCCGTTTTGACCGCGCCGGAGGAGATCGGCCTGATCAAGCTCATGGATCGATACCCCGAGGTGATCGAGGCCGGCTGCCGCCTGATGGAGCCCCATCGGATCACTTACTTCCTGATGGAATTCGCCGCGGCGTTTCATGCCTATTACAACCGGCATCGCGTGCTCACGGACGACCCCGATGTGACCTGCGCCCGCCTGCGGCTCGTCATGGCGGTCCGGAAGATCATTCGAAACGGCCTGACGTTGTTGGGCGTATCCTCGCCGGAGAAGATGTGA